A genome region from Bombus terrestris chromosome 10, iyBomTerr1.2, whole genome shotgun sequence includes the following:
- the LOC100651944 gene encoding ubiquitin carboxyl-terminal hydrolase 1 — protein MTVLETEEDADKRSVPPRKKLCLSLSGRARTISNNISQAPQISERESLLNRDTYTHSTIKMLNGYRNQLSNHQDGSYDVSNSGTEGLRIATLCNLGNTCFLNSVIYTLRFAPSFLHNLHHLATDLSNLNDKQLQTKIKSSSLGRTGVSLTSSGSRSWSSKDLLALAGPTGDSNKHRIQIATEKLHELFMALRASEARENSEPYQPDAFLQALRDVNPIFEGNQQQDAHELLVCLLDNIRETFQLLVRHRESQFGQNNDGLSDFSTEHLTDVQSEGSNSNKRSIRKSRKKKKITTRGSSSCLVQSNLNGVSVSSRPYEHMKYYMKYCMKYENGHAEFPETNGEINSHRLESKKCFISEDFEGVSLLRTTCLECEHVTERKETFCDICVPIDIDRSSEKDKEVRPMDSSEVYKRAVVTSELLWGRDKYWCARCLRYNEARRAVCFPSLPRLLILQLKRFSTAAGSMEKINNHMPTPLTLQCFCEECNNDQTRGTTSGRSESRHVYKLYSVIMHQGATMTAGHYVAYTRLPDESAFAEYFQCDRGSKRQTSGQGSSSSTNTNSSSSDKTSGIFKYFRSKPSASESKEQLIRFGCRSMDCCGIRRHKHTSTWLECDDEAVHVIPLRELEDKLAPNPRNSATPYLLFYVRSMT, from the exons ATGACAGTATTAGAAACAGAAGAAGATGCGGATAAACGTTCAGTTCCTCCTAGGAAGAAACTTTGCTTATCCCTTTCTGGTCGTGCACGTACAATTTCTAACAACATTTCTCAGGCTCCTCAGATTTCAGAGAGGGAGAGCCTTTTAAACAGAGATACCTATACACATA GTACAATCAAAATGTTGAATGGTTATCGCAACCAATTGAGCAATCACCAAGATGGAAGTTATGATGTATCGAATAGTGGTACAGAAGGATTAAGAATAGCTACTTTATGTAATTTAGGAAATACATGTTTTTTGAACAGTGTGATATATACGTTACGATTTGCACCATCCTTCCTACATAATTTGCATCATTTGGCCACCGATTTGTCTAATTTAAATGATAAACAACTTCAAACAAAA ataaaGTCATCATCTTTGGGAAGAACTGGTGTGTCACTTACATCGAGTGGCAGCAGGAGTTGGAGCAGTAAAGACCTATTAGCTTTGGCTGGACCTACTGGAGATAGTAACAAACATAGAATACAAATAGCTACTGAGAAGTTACATGAATTGTTCATGGCATTACGTGCATCTGAAGCAAGAGAAAACAGTGAACCGTATCAACCAGATGCATTTTTGCAAGCTCTTag AGATGTGAATCCTATCTTCGAAGGAAATCAACAGCAAGATGCTCATGAACTTTTAGTGTGTTTACTAGATAACATCAGGGAAACATTCCAATTGTTGGTCAGGCATAGAGAAAGTCAGTTTGGACAAAATAACGATGGATTATCAGACTTCTCTACAGAACATTTAACAGATGTACAATCAGAAGGTAGTAATTCCAACAAAAGAAGCATTCGTAAAtctaggaaaaagaaaaagataacgaCAAGGGGAAGTTCATCTTGTCTTGTACAATCGAATCTAAATGGTGTATCAGTATCTTCTAGACCATATGagcatatgaaatattatatgaagtactgtatgaaatatgaaaatggtCATGCTGAATTTCCGGAAACTAATGGAGAGATAAATAGTCATAGACTAGAAAGCAAAAAGTGTTTTATTTCTGAAGATTTTGAAGGAGTTAGCCTTTTGCGGACTACATGTCTAGAGTGTGAGCATGTTACAGAACGAAAGGAAACATTTTGCGATATATGTGTGCCTATTGATATAGACAGATCAAGTGAAAAAG ATAAAGAAGTAAGACCAATGGATAGTAGTGAAGTATACAAACGTGCAGTAGTTACTAGCGAACTTCTTTGGGGTAGAGATAAATATTGGTGCGCTCGTTGTCTTCGTTATAATGAAGCTCGCAGAGCTGTGTGTTTTCCATCTTTACCAAGGCTACTTATATTGCAGTTGAAAAGATTTTCTACCGCAGCAGG gtcaatggaaaaaattaataatcataTGCCAACACCGTTAACGTTACAATGTTTTTGCGAAGAATGCAATAATGATCAAACACGGGGAACTACAAGTGGCAGATCAGAGTCACGACATGTATATAAGTTATATTCTGTAATTATGCACCAGGGTGCGACAATGACAGCTGGTCATTATGTCGCTTATACTCGTTTACCTGATGAATCTGCATTCGCAGAATATTTTCAATGCGATCGAGGTAGTAAACGACAAACTTCTGGTCAGGGTAGTAGCAGCAGCACAAACACAAACTCGTCTTCATCAGACAAAACATCCGGtatattcaaatactttagaAGTAAACCAAGTGCTAGTGAATCTAAGGAACAATTAATTCGGTTTGGTTGTCGTAGTATGGATTGTTGTGGTATTCGACGTCATAAACATACTAGCACATGGCTGGAATGTGATGACGAAGCAGTACATGTAATTCCATTACGAGAGTTAGAAGATAAATTAGCGCCAAATCCACGAAATTCCGCCACTCCTTACCTCCTATTCTATGTAAGATCTATgacgtaa
- the LOC100651826 gene encoding uncharacterized protein LOC100651826, with the protein MRPSNFGKLRVQARQIDDGIEKLNTTWKLPHVLIGRFAECTAESDFYTEAMWNVIKNTQNGIEQTLSEMKEGSIHMEEFLQETKAQYESLKEQCDNLETVFEEYGYHYDENNVLEESNANSTRSPDQNSVEETENLKVEFTPNLSWKCKVKENGLSSACKDNYKSYMLMTALTNSSTSVSDHSHKDYYDNDKE; encoded by the exons ATGCGTCCAAGTAATTTTGGAAAACTGAGAGTTCAAGCTCGACAAATTGATGACggtattgaaaaattaaatacaacaTGGAAACTTCCACACGTTCTAATCGGACGTTTTGCAGAATGTACTGCAGAATCAGATTTTTATACCGAAGCTATGTGGAATGTTATAAAGAATACACAG AATGGAATAGAACAAACTTTGTCAGAAATGAAAGAAGGTTCAATTCATATGGAAGAATTTCTCCAAGAAACTAAGGCACAATATGAAAGCTTAAAAGAGCAATGCGATAATTTGGAGACTGTTTTTGAAGAGTATGGTTATCACTACGATGAAAATAATGTCTTGGAAGA ATCAAATGCTAACAGTACAAGGAGCCCTGATCAAAACTCAGTTGAAGAAACAGAAAACTTAAAAGTTGAATTTACTCCTAATCTTAGTTGGAAAtgtaaagtaaaagaaaatggATTATCATCAGCATGTAAAGATAATTATAAGTCATATATGCTTATGACAGCTTTAACTAATAGTTCAACATCAGTTTCTGATCATAGTCACAAGGATTACTATGATAATGATAAGGAATGA
- the LOC100651708 gene encoding ribonuclease P protein subunit rpr2 isoform X1, whose amino-acid sequence MDTNTKLCQGKDIFERMNYLYQASYLMALKNRVAASYYGNIMVGCAKKSVLRIESDIKRTICKCCQSPLIPGETARVRLVSKPVKSVKWTCLTCLSVKRYPTKKGYKLWIEQPNSVVQIFNYAPKSLDNKSNIEIKKQNLDKGKHMDTEKS is encoded by the exons atgg ataCAAATACAAAACTATGCCAAGGTAAAGATATTTTTGAAAGGATGAATTATTTGTATCAG GCAAGTTACCTAATGGCATTGAAAAATAGAGTAGCAGCATCATATTATGGAAATATAATGGTTGGTTGTGCAAAAAAATCAGTTTTAAGAAT agaATCAGATATTAAAAGGACAATTTGTAAATGTTGTCAATCACCACTTATACCTGGTGAAACTGCAAGGGTGCGATTAGTGTCAAAACCGGTAAAAAGTGTGAAGTGGACATGTTTAACATGCTTAAGTGTTAAAAGATATCCCACAAAAAAAGGATATAAATTATGGATTGAACAACCTAATTCGGtagttcaaattttcaattatgcACCAAAATCATTAGATAATAAGTCTAATATTGAGATAAAAAAACAGAATTTGGATAAAGGAAAACATATGGATACTGAAAAGAGTTAA
- the LOC100651708 gene encoding ribonuclease P protein subunit rpr2 isoform X2 — MNYLYQASYLMALKNRVAASYYGNIMVGCAKKSVLRIESDIKRTICKCCQSPLIPGETARVRLVSKPVKSVKWTCLTCLSVKRYPTKKGYKLWIEQPNSVVQIFNYAPKSLDNKSNIEIKKQNLDKGKHMDTEKS; from the exons ATGAATTATTTGTATCAG GCAAGTTACCTAATGGCATTGAAAAATAGAGTAGCAGCATCATATTATGGAAATATAATGGTTGGTTGTGCAAAAAAATCAGTTTTAAGAAT agaATCAGATATTAAAAGGACAATTTGTAAATGTTGTCAATCACCACTTATACCTGGTGAAACTGCAAGGGTGCGATTAGTGTCAAAACCGGTAAAAAGTGTGAAGTGGACATGTTTAACATGCTTAAGTGTTAAAAGATATCCCACAAAAAAAGGATATAAATTATGGATTGAACAACCTAATTCGGtagttcaaattttcaattatgcACCAAAATCATTAGATAATAAGTCTAATATTGAGATAAAAAAACAGAATTTGGATAAAGGAAAACATATGGATACTGAAAAGAGTTAA